One Gossypium raimondii isolate GPD5lz chromosome 3, ASM2569854v1, whole genome shotgun sequence genomic window carries:
- the LOC105796457 gene encoding tetrahydroberberine oxidase — translation MKSLHRSLSLLFIVVCSLSWVSASANSHDDFLECLYSYHPNESSSITQVIYTETNSSYLALLNSSIRNLRFSTPNTPKPLVIVTPLNISHVQATIYCSKKHGLEIRTRSGGHDFEGLSFVSPVPFVVIDLVNLRSVDVDVENEEAWVQSGASVGEVYYRINERSTNLSFPAAVFRTVGIGGSISGGGDGSLFRKYGLSADNVIDAQLVDANGRVLDRRSMGEDLFWAIRGGGGGSFGIVISWKIKLVHVPSNVTFFSVGRTLEQNATQLLHRWQYVAPNLPNDVYPVVTISTTNASENGTKTVLATFISLFQGGADEFFPLMQERFPELGLVKEDFIEMTWIESLLLMNGLSNETSEILLDRSNRYTILPPFAKSKSDYVREPMPEIALQGLWLHLLEVDEGGTAVLNFFAHGGIMEEISETETPYPHRKGTLYKISYVIAWQEEENNNSQRYISWMRKLYSYMGPFVSKSPREAYVNYRDLDIGSNNYYGKTSYKQASNWGRKYFKNNFDRLVYVKTKTDPKNFFKHEQSIPPLLHYTS, via the coding sequence ATGAAGTCCCTTCACCGTTCTCTGTCATTGCTTTTCATTGTTGTTTGCTCATTGTCATGGGTGAGTGCTTCAGCTAATAGCCACGATGATTTTCTTGAATGCCTTTATTCATATCATCCCAACGAATCCTCTTCCATTACTCAAGTTATCTACACTGAAACGAACTCTTCATATTTAGCACTTTTGAATTCTTCCATTAGGAATCTGAGGTTCTCTACGCCTAATACCCCCAAACCATTGGTTATTGTAACACCATTGAACATTTCCCATGTTCAAGCAACGATTTATTGCTCCAAAAAGCATGGCCTAGAAATTAGAACTCGAAGTGGTGGTCATGACTTCGAAGGTCTTTCCTTTGTCTCCCCTGTCCCATTTGTTGTTATCGATTTGGTTAATTTGCGATCAGTCGATGTTGATGTCGAAAACGAAGAGGCGTGGGTTCAATCAGGTGCAAGCGTGGGTGAAGTATACTACAGAATCAATGAACGAAGCACGAACCTTTCCTTCCCAGCAGCTGTTTTCCGCACTGTAGGAATTGGTGGGTCCATTAGCGGTGGAGGCGATGGTTCATTGTTCCGAAAATATGGTCTCTCGGCGGATAACGTGATCGATGCGCAGTTGGTCGATGCTAATGGAAGAGTTCTTGATAGAAGATCGATGGGTGAAGATCTGTTTTGGGCCATTCGAGGTGGCGGAGGGGGAAGCTTTGGGATCGTTATTTCATGGAAAATAAAGCTGGTTCATGTTCCTTCAAATGTGACTTTTTTCTCAGTGGGCAGGACCTTGGAACAAAATGCAACACAGCTTCTTCATCGTTGGCAATACGTTGCACCCAATCTTCCGAATGATGTATACCCAGTCGTTACGATATCAACGACGAACGCCAGTGAAAATGGGACTAAGACGGTTCTTGCCACCTTTATTTCATTGTTCCAAGGTGGTGCCGATGAGTTTTTTCCATTGATGCAGGAACGATTCCCGGAGCTTGGACTCGTTAAGGAAGATTTTATTGAGATGACTTGGATTGAATCTCTATTGTTAATGAACGGACTTTCAAATGAAACATCGGAGATTTTGCTCGATAGGAGCAACAGGTATACCATCCTTCCTCCTTTTGccaaatcaaaatctgattACGTGAGGGAACCAATGCCTGAAATAGCATTACAAGGGCTATGGCTCCACCTTCTAGAGGTCGACGAAGGAGGCACAGCAGTTCTAAACTTTTTTGCTCACGGTGGAATAATGGAGGAAATCTCAGAGACAGAAACTCCATATCCACATCGAAAAGGCACCTTATACAAGATAAGCTACGTTATCGCTTGGCAAGAAGAGGAAAACAATAATTCTCAAAGGTATATAAGCTGGATGAGGAAACTTTATAGCTACATGGGTCCTTTTGTTTCGAAATCTCCACGAGAAGCGTATGTTAATTACAGAGATCTCGATATCGGAAGCAATAATTACTATGGCAAGACAAGTTATAAGCAAGCAAGCAACTGGGGACGTAAATATTTCAAGAATAATTTTGATAGGCTTGTTTATGTCAAGACGAAGACTGATCCAAAGAATTTCTTTAAGCATGAACAAAGCATTCCTCCTCTTCTTCATTATACGAGTTAA